A single window of bacterium DNA harbors:
- a CDS encoding serine hydrolase — protein sequence MKRISTRIALLLFILVFGTASASAQDIAQKLDTAIKSYADARVFNGCVLVAKGDDVLYAKGYGLASETWDIPNTADVRFRIGSVTKQFTAAVILRMMEEGKLDLQAHISDYIPYYPKKYGSVITLHQLLTHTSGLPNFTDFPEYLEHMESGLEQDSVMALFWNKDLDFEPGSNYSYSNSGYFVLGCIIEKVGKTTYERALHHYLLDPLALVNTGCEHKDIITKRLAEGFQRTPLGYNHTRYIDMELPFAAGMMYSTVGDLYRWTRSLHTGKVFVNEDTYNMMTTAYTDNYGYGVGVRDISLGDRSVSAVMHSGGINGFTSQCWYLLEDAYTIVVLDNAMGPTARVGDAIVRVLYDLPLLPVLPSIADEVARIADAEGMTAALTQYDVLKMTEKEQWDFAERELNLLGYYYLRQDEVDAAIAVFEKNIQEYPGSSNTYDSMGEGLYKAGRYDESIAMYKKALEMDPSNTTAAPMLKKMGVEVEAKELKLDEDLLQSFVGKYELQPGFVIDITREGTQLFLQATGQQRFEIYPSKTNEFYLKVVEARITFNGDGIAPAESLVLHQNGRDMPAQRMD from the coding sequence ATGAAACGCATTTCCACACGCATTGCTTTGCTGCTCTTCATTCTGGTATTCGGTACTGCATCTGCATCTGCACAGGATATTGCGCAGAAGCTGGATACCGCAATCAAGTCCTACGCTGACGCACGTGTTTTCAATGGATGCGTGCTCGTCGCAAAAGGTGACGACGTTCTGTATGCAAAAGGATACGGCCTGGCGAGTGAGACCTGGGATATTCCGAACACTGCGGACGTACGTTTCCGCATCGGGTCGGTGACCAAGCAGTTCACCGCGGCAGTCATCCTGCGCATGATGGAAGAGGGGAAGCTGGATCTGCAGGCGCACATCAGTGACTACATTCCATACTATCCCAAAAAATACGGCAGTGTGATCACGCTGCATCAACTGCTGACACATACTTCGGGACTCCCGAATTTCACGGACTTCCCGGAGTATCTCGAGCACATGGAGTCGGGGTTGGAGCAGGATTCTGTGATGGCACTGTTCTGGAACAAGGATCTGGATTTCGAACCCGGCAGCAATTATTCCTACAGCAACAGCGGGTACTTCGTGCTGGGCTGCATTATCGAGAAGGTGGGGAAGACGACGTACGAGCGTGCGCTGCATCACTACCTGCTCGATCCACTCGCGCTGGTGAATACCGGATGCGAGCACAAGGACATTATCACGAAAAGACTCGCGGAAGGATTTCAACGCACGCCGCTTGGATACAATCACACGCGCTACATCGACATGGAACTGCCGTTTGCTGCAGGCATGATGTACTCCACTGTGGGTGATCTTTATCGCTGGACGCGATCACTGCACACCGGCAAGGTGTTCGTCAATGAAGATACATACAACATGATGACCACTGCCTACACCGACAATTACGGCTATGGTGTCGGTGTGCGTGATATCAGTCTGGGAGACAGAAGCGTTTCGGCTGTCATGCATTCGGGAGGAATCAACGGATTCACTTCGCAGTGCTGGTATCTTCTCGAAGATGCTTATACGATCGTCGTACTCGATAACGCCATGGGTCCCACCGCCCGCGTTGGCGACGCCATCGTGCGTGTGCTTTACGACCTCCCGCTGCTTCCCGTGCTCCCCTCCATCGCTGATGAGGTGGCACGTATCGCGGATGCAGAAGGGATGACCGCCGCACTCACGCAGTATGATGTCCTGAAGATGACCGAAAAAGAACAGTGGGATTTTGCAGAGCGCGAACTCAACTTGCTCGGGTACTACTATCTCCGACAGGATGAGGTGGATGCTGCCATTGCCGTGTTTGAAAAAAACATCCAGGAGTATCCGGGATCATCAAACACCTACGACAGCATGGGGGAAGGACTCTACAAAGCGGGACGCTACGACGAATCCATCGCCATGTACAAAAAGGCGCTGGAGATGGATCCTTCCAATACAACGGCCGCGCCGATGCTGAAGAAAATGGGTGTCGAAGTCGAGGCGAAAGAATTAAAGCTGGATGAGGATTTGCTGCAGAGCTTTGTCGGGAAATACGAATTGCAGCCGGGTTTTGTGATCGATATCACGCGGGAGGGGACGCAGCTGTTTCTGCAGGCAACCGGGCAGCAGCGCTTTGAAATTTATCCCTCAAAGACCAATGAGTTTTATCTCAAGGTTGTCGAAGCGCGCATCACGTTCAACGGCGACGGCATTGCACCCGCAGAAAGCCTGGTGCTGCATCAGAACGGAAGGGATATGCCCGCGCAGCGGATGGATTGA
- a CDS encoding phosphatase PAP2 family protein: MKKLLLHYNTTDLVNSVFFVLLTIAVMIWSEDFPNWHLFAISNILLVVLVGFLAHVAARKGHFWNLLHGYYLLLCVPLAFKELYFLVPAIHPIDYDAALIAIDRALFGVHVTEWTMRLRHPLLTEILQIAYGTYYFLPLILTIDLYRKKRVRAFKHVFLFVMLGFYLSYLGYIAVPGIGPRFTQHEFDRTDEELPGLLVTSFLRDNTNAGESIPPGTTHPAARVQRDVFPSGHTEMTLLVMLIAFRYRARTRWYLLIGGSLLIIATVYLRYHYVIDLIAGGIFAWLTMEMGGYLDYAWTRWREKTAHKLAVKRI, from the coding sequence ATGAAGAAACTCCTCCTCCACTATAACACCACGGACCTCGTCAATTCGGTCTTCTTCGTGCTCCTGACCATCGCCGTGATGATCTGGTCCGAGGACTTCCCGAACTGGCATCTCTTCGCCATCAGCAACATATTGCTCGTGGTTCTCGTCGGTTTCCTTGCGCACGTGGCTGCGCGCAAAGGACATTTCTGGAACCTCCTGCATGGATACTATCTCCTCCTCTGCGTCCCGCTGGCATTCAAGGAACTGTACTTTCTCGTTCCGGCCATCCATCCCATCGACTACGACGCCGCACTCATCGCCATCGACCGCGCCCTGTTCGGCGTGCATGTGACGGAATGGACCATGCGCCTGCGGCACCCGTTGCTGACCGAAATCCTGCAGATCGCCTACGGTACGTACTACTTCCTGCCCCTCATCCTGACCATCGACCTGTACCGCAAGAAACGCGTGCGCGCCTTCAAGCACGTCTTCCTCTTCGTCATGCTCGGCTTTTACCTGTCATATCTCGGGTACATCGCCGTGCCCGGCATCGGTCCCCGCTTCACCCAGCACGAATTCGACCGCACCGACGAAGAACTGCCCGGACTGCTTGTCACCAGCTTCCTGCGCGACAACACCAACGCAGGCGAATCCATTCCCCCCGGCACAACCCACCCTGCTGCCAGAGTCCAGCGCGACGTTTTCCCCAGCGGACACACCGAAATGACCCTCCTCGTCATGCTCATCGCCTTCCGCTACCGGGCCCGAACACGCTGGTACCTCCTCATCGGCGGCAGCCTCCTCATCATCGCCACCGTCTACCTCCGATACCACTACGTCATCGATCTCATCGCCGGCGGAATATTCGCCTGGCTCACAATGGAGATGGGAGGATACCTCGACTACGCATGGACGAGGTGGAGAGAGAAAACCGCACACAAACTCGCTGTGAAGAGAATATAA
- the mgtE gene encoding magnesium transporter produces the protein MTDDRHEDLNEEEEVFFDSVDGVQSTTTIADEELLVDIRVLVDARSTAALMNILTDLHSADVATIINELPDEDARYLFELLPPEEASEVLLDLHEHVREELLEELSARRLTEIVEELDSDDAVDIVSEMDEEIAEQILEKLEPEDSAELRELLAFEEDTAGGLMATEFPVVEIGGSIRDAIDAVRMISEETPDIYEVYVVDDEGKLRGIIDLKTLVLRSRSTPVAEIMDAEVISVRTDVDQEDVANVMRKYDLLTLPVVDDEHRPVGLITFDDIADVIHEEAQEDIQRMSGILDDADSSSGVFDIFKGRLPWLLVGFAGELLAALVLSSFEVEISQVIAAAFFIPVIMAMGGNAGIQASSIVVRGLATGELALSSTFLRLGRELLAALMNGTICSLLLFGVVYLWINDINFGITVGLSLLVVIINATLVGATVPLMLDRMKIDPALATGPFITTSNDALGLFIYLGFLTLIYL, from the coding sequence ATGACTGATGACAGACATGAAGACCTGAACGAAGAAGAAGAGGTATTCTTCGACTCCGTCGACGGTGTGCAGTCTACCACCACCATTGCGGACGAAGAACTGCTGGTAGACATACGCGTGCTGGTGGACGCGCGGTCGACCGCCGCGCTGATGAACATCCTCACCGACCTGCACTCGGCCGACGTCGCAACCATCATCAACGAGTTGCCGGACGAGGATGCGCGCTATCTTTTCGAATTGCTCCCGCCCGAAGAAGCATCCGAAGTACTTCTCGACCTGCACGAGCATGTGCGCGAAGAACTGCTGGAAGAACTCAGCGCTCGCCGTCTGACCGAAATCGTCGAGGAACTGGACTCCGATGATGCGGTGGATATTGTCTCGGAAATGGACGAGGAAATTGCCGAGCAGATCCTCGAAAAACTCGAGCCCGAAGACAGTGCCGAGCTGCGCGAACTGCTGGCATTTGAAGAGGATACGGCCGGCGGACTCATGGCGACGGAGTTTCCCGTTGTCGAAATCGGGGGAAGCATACGCGACGCAATTGACGCGGTGCGGATGATTTCCGAGGAAACGCCAGACATTTATGAAGTGTATGTGGTGGACGACGAGGGAAAACTGCGCGGTATCATCGACCTGAAGACGCTGGTGCTCCGCAGCCGCAGCACACCTGTCGCCGAAATCATGGATGCGGAAGTGATCAGTGTGCGAACCGATGTCGACCAGGAAGACGTCGCCAACGTCATGCGTAAATACGATCTGCTGACGCTGCCTGTTGTGGATGATGAACATCGTCCCGTTGGACTCATTACCTTCGATGATATCGCCGACGTTATCCACGAGGAAGCACAGGAAGACATCCAGCGCATGTCCGGTATTCTCGACGATGCGGATTCCTCCTCCGGCGTTTTCGATATATTCAAAGGACGCCTCCCCTGGCTCCTGGTAGGCTTCGCCGGAGAACTACTGGCTGCGCTCGTGCTCTCCAGCTTCGAAGTGGAAATCAGTCAGGTCATTGCCGCCGCGTTTTTCATTCCTGTTATCATGGCCATGGGCGGCAATGCCGGCATTCAGGCTTCCTCCATCGTTGTTCGTGGACTTGCAACCGGAGAACTTGCACTGAGCAGCACATTTCTCAGACTGGGTAGAGAGCTGCTTGCTGCTCTGATGAACGGGACAATCTGCAGCCTGCTTCTATTCGGAGTGGTTTACCTCTGGATCAACGACATCAACTTCGGCATTACTGTCGGACTCTCCCTCCTCGTCGTCATCATCAACGCAACACTTGTGGGTGCGACAGTCCCGCTCATGCTCGATCGTATGAAAATCGATCCCGCCCTTGCAACCGGTCCCTTCATCACCACCTCCAACGACGCTTTGGGATTGTTTATCTACCTCGGATTCCTGACATTGATTTACCTGTGA
- the era gene encoding GTPase Era gives MEQIPEDFRCGYVALIGAPNAGKSTLMNAILGMKISIVTAKPQTTRKRVLGFHTGDDAQMIFIDTPGLIKPKYVLQESMVNAAYSAIAEADLCCYLIDAPRVLETGRALPEGLFEIFRESGRPVLAVLNKVDLVENKRELLPLMQTVKESYEFADIIPISALEGEAVPALLDAIEKRLPTGPPLYPEDMLSDQPERFFVSEIIREKIFEQFRQEVPYATEVYIAEYREEEERDYIAAEIIVERESQKRIIIGAKGAAIKRIGMSARESIEEFLDRRVFLDLHVRIREGWRDNEAWIRRFGY, from the coding sequence ATGGAACAGATACCGGAAGATTTCCGCTGCGGCTATGTCGCACTGATCGGCGCCCCGAATGCGGGGAAGTCCACCCTCATGAATGCCATTCTCGGCATGAAAATTTCCATCGTTACGGCGAAGCCGCAGACCACGCGCAAGCGGGTGCTGGGCTTTCACACCGGCGACGATGCGCAGATGATTTTCATCGATACGCCCGGACTCATCAAACCGAAGTATGTGCTGCAGGAGTCCATGGTCAACGCGGCCTACAGCGCGATCGCGGAAGCGGATCTGTGCTGTTATCTGATCGACGCCCCACGTGTGCTGGAAACGGGACGCGCGCTGCCTGAGGGACTGTTTGAGATATTCCGCGAAAGTGGTCGTCCTGTACTCGCCGTGCTCAACAAGGTGGACCTCGTCGAGAACAAACGCGAGCTTCTGCCGCTGATGCAGACGGTGAAGGAAAGCTACGAGTTCGCTGATATCATCCCGATTTCCGCGCTGGAGGGGGAAGCCGTCCCCGCGCTGCTGGACGCAATTGAAAAGCGGCTGCCGACGGGACCCCCGCTGTATCCGGAGGACATGCTGTCGGATCAGCCCGAGCGCTTTTTCGTGAGCGAAATCATACGGGAAAAGATTTTCGAGCAGTTCCGCCAGGAAGTGCCGTATGCCACCGAGGTGTACATTGCTGAGTACCGCGAGGAGGAGGAACGGGACTATATCGCCGCGGAAATCATTGTCGAAAGGGAAAGCCAGAAGCGCATCATCATCGGTGCGAAAGGCGCCGCAATCAAGCGCATCGGGATGTCCGCCCGCGAAAGCATTGAAGAATTTCTCGACCGCCGCGTCTTTCTCGATCTGCACGTGCGCATCCGCGAAGGCTGGCGTGACAACGAGGCGTGGATACGGCGTTTCGGTTATTGA
- the ruvB gene encoding Holliday junction branch migration DNA helicase RuvB, giving the protein MTTPRDSDITAPEGRRDDRELDRALRPMHFEDFTGQKSIVDNLHVFITAARQRGEALDHVLLTGPPGLGKTTLAHIIANEMGASLKMSSGPVLDKPGDLAGLITGLEEGDALFIDEIHRLSPVVEEYLYSAMEDYTLDIMIDSGPNARSVQIELKPFTLIGATTRAGLLTAPLRARFGITNRLDYYDVDQLKRIVLRSARILDIAVDEDGGASEIARRSRGTPRIANRLLRRARDFAQVIGDGVITREIADHALNALEVDENGLDDMDKRILTTMLEKYAGGPVGLNTLAIAVGEEPGTIEEVYEPYLIQEGYVQRTPRGRELTNAGYGLLGKARPTKRDQPGLFSKGDDDAS; this is encoded by the coding sequence ATGACTACACCACGCGATTCCGATATAACTGCTCCTGAGGGACGACGCGACGACCGCGAACTCGACCGCGCGCTGCGTCCCATGCACTTCGAGGATTTCACGGGACAGAAATCCATCGTCGACAACCTCCACGTGTTCATCACCGCTGCGCGTCAGCGCGGAGAGGCGCTGGACCACGTATTACTTACGGGTCCCCCGGGACTCGGGAAAACCACGCTGGCGCATATCATTGCGAATGAAATGGGGGCGTCACTGAAAATGTCCTCCGGTCCCGTACTCGACAAACCCGGCGACCTGGCCGGACTGATCACCGGACTCGAGGAAGGCGACGCGTTGTTCATCGATGAAATCCACCGCCTTTCTCCCGTGGTCGAGGAATACCTGTATTCCGCCATGGAGGATTACACGCTCGACATCATGATCGACAGCGGTCCCAACGCCCGCAGCGTGCAGATCGAACTGAAACCGTTTACGCTTATCGGCGCCACGACGCGGGCTGGACTCCTGACCGCTCCGCTGCGTGCGCGCTTCGGTATCACCAACCGGCTCGACTACTACGACGTGGATCAGCTCAAGCGCATCGTGCTGCGTTCGGCACGCATCCTCGACATCGCGGTGGACGAGGATGGCGGCGCATCTGAAATCGCCCGCCGTTCGCGCGGCACGCCCCGCATCGCCAACCGTCTCCTCCGCCGTGCAAGGGATTTCGCGCAGGTGATCGGCGACGGCGTCATCACACGCGAGATCGCCGACCACGCGCTCAACGCGCTGGAAGTGGACGAGAACGGACTCGACGACATGGACAAGCGCATCCTGACGACCATGCTGGAGAAATACGCTGGAGGACCGGTCGGACTCAACACCCTCGCCATTGCGGTCGGTGAGGAACCCGGGACTATCGAGGAAGTCTACGAACCGTATCTCATCCAGGAAGGCTATGTGCAGCGCACGCCGCGTGGACGCGAGCTGACCAATGCGGGATATGGACTGCTCGGGAAAGCGCGTCCCACAAAGCGCGATCAGCCGGGCCTGTTTTCGAAAGGGGATGACGATGCGTCCTGA
- the rsmA gene encoding 16S rRNA (adenine(1518)-N(6)/adenine(1519)-N(6))-dimethyltransferase RsmA: MIFVSWGMGRAPYTPKKSLGQHFLHDGNVARNIVGALDPAAGEHVLEIGPGPGVLTAILAEKDIHLTAVDVDARAVTALEERFGDDHPAFMHFLHKDVLELDMQALASGTSRALRLIGNLPYNITSQILFHCFREEQYLRDAVFMMQREVAERILAPPGGKEYGILSVLCGVHCSVRKCFHVSPNVFVPRPKVWSSVVHFDFRDNRLGEIENYSFFRMLVKAVFGQRRKTLGNSLRQLGRDRGDFPPAAADYLPLRPEALSVTDFITLSNIMVPHD; the protein is encoded by the coding sequence GTGATTTTTGTATCTTGGGGCATGGGCCGCGCACCGTATACACCGAAGAAGAGTCTGGGACAGCATTTCCTGCATGACGGGAATGTGGCGCGCAATATTGTCGGCGCGCTGGATCCCGCAGCCGGTGAGCATGTGCTGGAAATCGGTCCCGGACCCGGTGTGCTCACTGCCATTCTGGCTGAAAAGGATATCCACCTGACGGCAGTGGATGTGGATGCGCGTGCGGTGACAGCGCTTGAAGAGCGTTTCGGCGACGACCATCCCGCCTTTATGCACTTTCTGCATAAAGACGTGTTGGAGCTTGATATGCAAGCACTTGCGTCCGGCACTTCACGTGCTCTCCGCCTCATCGGCAACCTGCCGTACAACATCACAAGCCAGATTCTCTTCCACTGTTTCCGTGAGGAGCAGTACCTGCGCGACGCCGTATTCATGATGCAGCGGGAAGTGGCCGAGCGCATCCTGGCTCCTCCGGGAGGAAAGGAATACGGCATCCTGTCCGTTCTCTGCGGCGTGCATTGCAGCGTGCGGAAGTGCTTTCATGTCTCCCCCAACGTATTCGTGCCGCGGCCCAAAGTGTGGTCGAGCGTGGTTCATTTCGACTTTCGGGACAACCGTTTGGGAGAAATTGAAAATTATTCGTTTTTTAGAATGCTGGTAAAGGCCGTATTCGGACAGAGAAGAAAGACGCTCGGCAACTCGCTCAGACAGCTGGGACGCGACCGTGGGGACTTCCCCCCTGCGGCGGCGGATTATCTCCCGCTCCGCCCGGAAGCGCTGTCTGTCACCGATTTCATCACTCTCAGCAATATCATGGTGCCGCATGACTGA
- a CDS encoding NFACT family protein, which produces MFSNWLTYRAVAQRLDDALKGAVIMAAFTQQKNELVLVTRRGEDETVLQFSAEPHFAWLLLKPEFARARKNSLDLFPDLAGDRIESVRIAKDDRIVRIALASGRALYAFLFSMRANMLLTDADGTLLDSFKQHAAPANYAETAYSNALPEFSDMDVVSAFSSAGEKAVRDALRHLRPWLAGALAEEICFRAECTLTQPVADLAQEKRTAITAVLNEVLRASDGGTGYVYLRDGAAAHAAPFQLRHLEEEGFEEIASPLLDALFLYLRKRFSGGELAAVRKRVGDRIERELQRLERSLGKLSNPDTLRLQADEYEKFGNLLMIHLYDQPEQPGRITVPDVFTDPRLVVSIPLKGRTTVLENSQRYFGKAQQTRASISYVKERAASLRYRIEVLSMLRDSVRDSEHLNELKTLFKQQAKLMNELGMTQKGEKDESPFPFRRFVVEGGFEVWAGKNSANNDLLTVRHSRPNDLWFHARGVGGSHVVLKVGSAAGDPSKQAIRQAAAIAAYYSKHRNAKRVPVAYTEKKYVRKPKGANPGSVLVDREKVLLIDPALPEGADNDD; this is translated from the coding sequence ATGTTCTCCAACTGGCTGACATATCGCGCGGTGGCGCAGCGACTGGATGACGCGCTGAAGGGTGCGGTGATCATGGCGGCGTTTACGCAACAGAAGAATGAGCTGGTGCTGGTGACGCGGCGTGGAGAGGATGAGACGGTGCTGCAGTTTTCGGCGGAGCCGCATTTCGCCTGGCTGCTCCTGAAGCCGGAGTTTGCGCGGGCGCGGAAAAATTCGCTCGATCTTTTTCCTGATCTGGCGGGAGATCGCATCGAGAGTGTGCGTATTGCAAAGGACGATCGCATTGTGCGCATCGCGCTGGCGAGCGGACGCGCACTGTATGCCTTCCTCTTTTCCATGCGTGCAAATATGCTGCTGACGGATGCTGACGGTACACTGCTCGACAGCTTCAAGCAGCATGCGGCTCCGGCAAATTATGCAGAAACTGCATATTCGAATGCGCTTCCGGAATTCAGCGACATGGATGTTGTATCGGCCTTCTCAAGTGCCGGTGAGAAAGCAGTGCGCGATGCACTGCGACACCTCCGTCCCTGGCTCGCCGGCGCGCTTGCTGAGGAAATATGTTTCCGCGCAGAATGCACGCTGACGCAGCCTGTTGCCGATCTCGCTCAGGAAAAGCGTACTGCAATCACAGCAGTCCTCAATGAGGTGTTGCGCGCTTCGGATGGGGGAACGGGATATGTGTATCTGCGTGACGGTGCGGCTGCGCATGCGGCTCCCTTTCAGCTGCGGCACCTGGAAGAGGAAGGATTTGAGGAAATTGCATCTCCTCTGCTCGATGCTCTTTTCCTGTATCTCCGCAAGCGCTTCAGCGGCGGAGAACTCGCCGCCGTTCGCAAGCGTGTGGGCGACCGCATTGAACGTGAACTACAACGCCTCGAACGCAGTCTCGGGAAACTCTCGAATCCCGATACGCTCCGACTGCAGGCGGATGAATATGAAAAGTTCGGTAACCTGCTGATGATACACCTCTATGATCAGCCGGAGCAGCCGGGACGTATCACAGTGCCTGACGTGTTCACCGATCCCCGGCTCGTGGTCAGCATTCCCCTGAAGGGACGCACCACGGTACTCGAAAATTCGCAGCGCTACTTCGGCAAGGCGCAGCAGACACGCGCGTCGATTTCGTATGTGAAGGAACGCGCCGCTTCCCTGCGCTATCGTATCGAGGTGCTGAGTATGCTGCGCGACAGCGTACGCGACAGTGAACATCTCAACGAACTCAAAACGCTGTTCAAACAGCAGGCAAAACTCATGAATGAACTCGGTATGACACAGAAAGGCGAGAAGGATGAATCGCCCTTTCCCTTCCGCCGGTTCGTCGTCGAAGGCGGCTTCGAAGTCTGGGCGGGAAAAAACTCCGCCAATAACGACCTGCTCACCGTGCGCCACAGTCGTCCCAACGACCTCTGGTTCCACGCGCGCGGCGTCGGCGGCTCGCATGTCGTTCTGAAAGTAGGCAGTGCGGCGGGAGATCCTTCAAAGCAGGCTATCCGTCAGGCCGCGGCCATCGCCGCCTATTACAGCAAACACCGGAATGCGAAGCGCGTCCCGGTGGCCTATACGGAAAAGAAGTACGTGCGCAAACCGAAGGGAGCCAATCCCGGCTCCGTCCTCGTAGACCGTGAAAAGGTATTACTCATCGATCCCGCACTGCCCGAAGGTGCGGATAATGATGACTGA
- a CDS encoding four helix bundle protein codes for MFAHEQLDVYQCALEFVEWSSRIRQRLNSMQRNINDQLQRAEESILLNIAEGNGKRRGPDRRRYLESARASAGECAAAIDILRVTNRISESQAETGKELLDRIAGMLTKMIK; via the coding sequence ATGTTTGCACATGAACAACTGGACGTTTATCAATGCGCACTTGAATTTGTTGAGTGGTCATCGAGAATTCGACAACGACTTAATTCAATGCAGCGAAACATCAATGATCAACTACAACGCGCAGAAGAGTCCATACTTCTGAATATTGCGGAAGGAAATGGCAAACGCCGTGGTCCAGACCGTAGACGGTATCTGGAATCCGCACGCGCAAGTGCAGGCGAATGTGCAGCAGCCATCGATATTCTAAGGGTCACAAACAGAATAAGTGAATCTCAGGCCGAGACAGGAAAGGAGCTTCTCGATCGCATTGCAGGGATGCTAACGAAAATGATCAAGTGA
- the lptC gene encoding LPS export ABC transporter periplasmic protein LptC produces MRPDKSAALPLRGIILLLSLTILLLSACGGKVKPPVAKSVPEELPDQESWNSTVTFSDSGQVRAILQAGHIRMYKSRNETLLDSGVVVDFYGRDGEHTSQLTSKRGRVDDTHKDLEAFDDVVFRSDSGTVVETEYIYWENMNRKVRGDRFVTITSPAEKLQGYGFEADQDLKNYTVFGKVTGEAEFDK; encoded by the coding sequence ATGCGTCCTGACAAGTCGGCGGCATTGCCGCTGCGGGGCATCATCCTGCTCCTTTCTCTCACTATCCTCCTGCTCAGCGCCTGTGGCGGAAAGGTGAAGCCACCGGTTGCGAAGTCCGTCCCTGAGGAACTCCCCGATCAGGAAAGCTGGAATTCCACCGTCACGTTTTCCGACAGCGGCCAGGTGCGCGCCATCCTCCAGGCGGGACATATCCGCATGTACAAATCCCGCAATGAGACATTGCTTGACAGCGGCGTTGTGGTGGATTTCTACGGACGCGACGGTGAGCATACCTCGCAGCTCACCTCGAAGCGCGGCAGGGTGGACGATACGCACAAGGATCTCGAGGCCTTCGATGATGTGGTCTTCCGCAGTGACAGCGGCACCGTCGTGGAAACCGAATACATATACTGGGAGAACATGAACCGCAAGGTTCGCGGCGACCGCTTCGTGACCATTACCTCACCTGCCGAGAAACTGCAGGGCTACGGCTTTGAGGCCGACCAGGATCTCAAGAACTACACCGTCTTCGGCAAGGTCACCGGCGAAGCAGAGTTCGACAAGTAA
- a CDS encoding N(4)-(beta-N-acetylglucosaminyl)-L-asparaginase yields the protein MNDLSTLTRRFFLKAAALAGAGAALDPMRALARSSTAPAAAMHKAASLPISIASANGLEATKRAVAMMRDGKDTLDAVIAGVNLVENDPEDDTVGYGGLPNEDGVVELDSCVMHGPTMRGAGVAALRNIKNPSLVAQRVMERTDHVLLVGEGALRFARAHGFREENLLTDASREKWLSWKEHLSKQDDWLPPHGEEDRDIGALFGVEGRPTGTINCLGLNDRAEISGVTTTSGLAFKIPGRVGDSPILGAGLYVDGSIGAAGSTGRGEANLLSLASFLIVERMRAGDAPTDACLQACQRIVAQTKMKRLLSEDGMPAFNVNFYALNVRGEFGGASIWSGRRFAVNEGGESRLVDSAYLFER from the coding sequence ATGAACGATCTGAGCACATTGACCCGCCGTTTTTTCCTCAAGGCTGCCGCTCTCGCAGGAGCAGGAGCCGCACTGGATCCCATGCGTGCACTCGCGCGGAGCAGTACAGCTCCTGCCGCTGCGATGCACAAGGCAGCATCGCTCCCGATATCCATCGCGAGCGCCAATGGACTCGAGGCCACCAAACGTGCGGTGGCGATGATGCGGGATGGGAAGGATACGCTCGATGCGGTGATCGCGGGAGTGAACCTGGTGGAGAATGATCCGGAGGATGATACCGTCGGGTATGGCGGACTCCCAAATGAGGACGGCGTGGTGGAACTCGATTCCTGCGTCATGCATGGTCCGACCATGCGCGGCGCCGGAGTTGCGGCTTTGCGCAACATCAAGAATCCCTCACTCGTCGCACAACGTGTGATGGAGCGCACCGATCATGTGCTGCTCGTCGGCGAAGGCGCCCTGCGTTTCGCACGCGCGCATGGCTTCCGCGAGGAAAATCTGCTGACGGATGCTTCGCGCGAAAAGTGGCTTTCATGGAAGGAACATCTGAGCAAACAAGACGACTGGCTGCCGCCGCATGGGGAGGAAGACAGGGACATCGGCGCGCTGTTCGGAGTGGAAGGTCGTCCCACCGGCACGATCAACTGTCTCGGACTCAACGACAGGGCGGAGATTTCCGGCGTGACGACGACGAGCGGACTCGCGTTCAAAATTCCAGGACGTGTCGGGGATTCCCCGATTCTCGGTGCGGGACTGTATGTGGACGGCAGCATCGGTGCCGCGGGATCGACCGGTCGCGGGGAAGCCAACCTGCTGTCGCTGGCGAGTTTCCTGATCGTCGAGCGTATGCGGGCGGGGGATGCGCCGACGGATGCCTGCCTCCAGGCCTGCCAACGCATCGTTGCGCAGACAAAGATGAAGCGCCTCCTCAGCGAGGATGGCATGCCCGCATTCAACGTGAATTTCTACGCACTCAACGTTCGTGGTGAATTCGGCGGTGCTTCGATCTGGTCGGGCCGGCGGTTCGCCGTCAATGAAGGCGGAGAGAGCCGTCTCGTCGACAGCGCATATCTTTTCGAGCGCTGA